The Aedes aegypti strain LVP_AGWG chromosome 1, AaegL5.0 Primary Assembly, whole genome shotgun sequence sequence tattttggcataatttttttctgtaataaagAACCAATTGCCGGCGCAtattccctgaaaaattcggtccagtaatgtcaatgcggaaccggttcctggagtcccgggaggAAACCAATCTGGACATTTCGATGAAATTACCCAGGTTTGAACCTctaaaccaaatgaattgtgtccaattctttacgattttttatgtttggatgtattttgccgaaAGAATTAATGAaaggttattctggtccttttggagcaccggaatggccaccgggaaacccgtaatatgggaccacaaagttttggcaccaaaagtaggcatgcgacggctcaatcttcatgattttgcatctctgtgactctgctagttcaattattgatgttGGCACAGCTGCATATCACCCCGCGGTAAGTCAACTTACGGTCCACCAAGAGATACGACAATCGCACATCCACTCACCCTGGGCGAAACATAGGCAGCATAGCTGTCATTGAGTATGTAGTAAGAGAGAaggtaaataaaaacaaaaatatacggcagaagaaggaaaaacaaaatggtaaaaaataACAATCTAGGGCAgtcgattgatttgttgaaagtCCGTGAGTGCAATTAATAATTAGAATTCGCTATTAGTTACGGTGTTACTGTAAAAACGGAGGATTTTATTGCTTTTTTCGGATACGCAGTGAGTGAATTCAGAGTTTTGGGCATCCATGTATATTTATAAAACCATCATTTGACGTTGTAGGGAGACAGAAATCGCCCCGCAATTAACCTGTAAAGAAAGAGGAGCCGAGGAAAAAAACTATTAATGTAAGTAATTAAATAAGAGAAATAGCCGttaaagaaaattgaaattacTATATTGTACGTCTTTTTTACTCGTTTAATAAATCTAGTTTCAAGCTGTTGCTAAATATTGAACTCCAAAAGCACTGCTCTGAGAATTTGGTTTGAATTAGGGTGGTCCAATTCCGAACATTCTTGAAAATTAATAATGTTCCGACCAAATCCCAATCCTGAAAAATCAGGTTTTAATTGCGCGGCTTGTGACCGTCCTGATAATGAGGAGTCACAAATGGTATTTTGCGACCATTGTCAAAGTTGGTACCATTTCGGCTGTGTTGGCGTCACAGCTGATATCAAGGACGTTTCGTGGTGCTGTGAAAAGTGCAAAGGAAGTGGAAGTGATGGCTCCGGTTCGTCTGAGCTGCAAGAGGAGTTGAAGAAGCTCgaaaagcagaagaagaagcagaagcggGAACTGGAGAAGGAGAGGATTTTGCACCAGAAGCGAATGGAGGTACAGCGAGAGCTGAACGAAATGCGCGAACAGCTCGATAAGGAGAAACGGGAGACTGAATTGGAGTTCGAAAGGGCGCAGATGGAGAAGAAGATCGCCGAAGAAGAAGCCCACCAAAGGAAACTGGAAGAGATGCGGACAGAGATGGAAGAGAGGCTGCAGCGATTGAAGCTGAAGCGGATTAAAGAGTCGACGGATGGAGAAAAGAAGCAAGAGGAAGTGGTGAACAATGTTGAATCGGGAAACTCGAAGAAGAAAACGCAAAAGTCGATGAAGCCGGAGAAAGTGAAGCCAGGAGAAGAGCTCGAGAAGAAAAAGTCGAGGAAAACGAAGCCTGGAGAAGTGGAACCGGTTGCTGAGAGTACGCGTGATTCTAGAGGAGCCTATCGTAAGCATTCGACGCCGAAAGTTGCTCGAAAGCTCTCCGAGAAGTCGGCTAGGGGTCCACCGAGTCTGCCGGAAAGTTTCTTGATCGGGCGGAATGGAGATTCGACGCCGTTCGGGCATCCAGGGGTTCCCAAGTCGGTCCAAAAAAGGCGCAGTGAGACGATGCGGAAAATAGTAGAGCAAGAGTCGGAAGATGCAACAACTTACGATGAAGAAGAGGAAAAGTCGTCCGAGGAAGATGTAAGAAGCTGCGAGGACGAAGGAGAAATCTCCAGCGAGGACGAAGAGAGCTCCGGGGAGGAGGAAAGTCACGTCGCAAGTGAAGTGGAAAGTTCGGAGACGTCCGAAGATGAAGAGAAGGTGGAGAATTGTCGTCGGAAGCATGGAGAAGCCGAACGAAGTCGAAAAAATCGGCATCGAGCGCCGTCGAAGGCGCAGTTATCAGCTCGGCAGTTCCTGTCCAGAAAGTTGCCAACGTTTTCTGGCAAACTGGAGGAATGGCCGATGTTTATCAGCAGCTATGAGACGTCGACGAAGGCGTGCGGCTTTTCCGACGTGGAAAACCTGGCGCGGCTGCAAGAATGCTTGAAAGGCGAGGCGCTGGAGGCAGTTAGGAGCAGATTGCTTCTACCTAAATCGGTTTCGAAGATCATTGAGACGCTACGGATGTTGTATGGGCGGCctgaacgaacagaaacctaaagcggttggaaagcacgtacaggataatgtgcttaagagtagcaagtgcataccggacggtatctaaagaggccgtgtgcatcatagccgggatgacgcccatcgggctcatcatcaaggaagatgttcaatgcttcaaccaaaggggtaccagaggagtccgcgacacgtgtaaagaggaaacgctcagaagctggcagcaggaatgggataactccactaagggtagatggacccatcgactaataccaaatgtgtcagattggtatggtagaagccatggggaagtgaacttccacctgacgcagtttctgtcaggacatggttgctatagacagtacctgcataggttcgggcactcagaatctcctgcgtgccccaattgtgctggtgtagaggaaacagcggagcatgtcgtgttcgattgcccccgtttcattgttgtgagaggtcgcatgctcactacatgcggaggggacacgtcccccgacaatattatagagagaatgtgtgcggatgccgagtgctggaatgcagtaactacggctgtcactcacattatgttagaattgcagcgtctatggcgcgccgaccaagagttggctgcagaggattagccctgccgaggctggtcccttgtaacattgtttaagtcggctaggagaagcagtttgcctaggctacttctgctacacgtgttgtgctatatgcactggtcccttcccgaagaaataccgtaaggtggttccggggagatgagggtctgagtccaagggtc is a genomic window containing:
- the LOC110674396 gene encoding uncharacterized protein LOC110674396, with the translated sequence MEKKIAEEEAHQRKLEEMRTEMEERLQRLKLKRIKESTDGEKKQEEVVNNVESGNSKKKTQKSMKPEKVKPGEELEKKKSRKTKPGEVEPVAESTRDSRGAYRKHSTPKVARKLSEKSARGPPSLPESFLIGRNGDSTPFGHPGVPKSVQKRRSETMRKIVEQESEDATTYDEEEEKSSEE